Within Felis catus isolate Fca126 chromosome A1, F.catus_Fca126_mat1.0, whole genome shotgun sequence, the genomic segment AATTCCATCTTCCTAAGGGGATCtcagcttattttattgtaagactGATTGGAGAGCTCTCCACATAGAGAGAAGTCcattactcaaagtctactgattgaAGTGTTAATCTTATCTAAAAACTACCTTCACAGCAACAGCAGGACTGGTGTTTGACAAAATACCCAGATACTGTGGCCTAGTCAAGTTGATACATAGGGTTCACCATTACAGAGACTAATTAGTTCCTATGAATAGTTGAAATTTTATTAACTTCATTGATTTTTACaacttaaattttctcattttcacctTTTACCTTAAgtctgagaaaaaatatatatattgtaagcTAAACTGTGCCTTGCCTTTAAATTTGAATCTTTCCTACTTCACTGATGGTGAAAATCCACGAGTTAATGAACTATAGTTCCATATTCATAATAattaatatcatcatcatcatcatcatcatcatcatcattatcatcatcatttaaCCTGGCAAGTGTTCTCATAGTAAGCAGCTGTGGCCTGGTTACTTTCTACACTGTTCCTGTCCACATGCTACCATGCCACTATTTCCTTCTATGAACTTCTGTTCATGAATTTAGAGGTTAAGAATTCTCTGTTAAGAATTTAGAAGTAACTcaagaacagactcttaactatgcagaacaaagtgatggtcaccagagaggaggtgggtggggggataggctGAATGagtgatggagattaaagagagGACTTGTGAGGAGCACCAGGTGTTgcatggaaatgttgaatcaccatattgtacacctgaaactaatattacactgtatgttaactaactgaaatgtaaataaaaactttaaaaaagaaagtaaaagaactGTATCCCTAATTTTTTCCCAGTGCAAAAGTACTGCCTGCTTAGGAGCTTGTTTCAATAAAGACTTTATGTCAGTGACTTTCAAACTTTTGTAGCAATGGTTCACTGTAAGGAAAACCTTtgatacacataaacacataaacactCACACAACTGATTTACCATACCTTGTTCAATCCTCTCTGAaattttctattccatttcatGCCATTCTCACTCACTTTTAAATGCTTGTTAAGTTGATTTAATAACCAGTAAGTAAGTGGCATATGacctgaaattttaaagaaacactgTTTGTTAGAGAAGCAGTTATAAATTATTTGCACAGGGCAGGAAGAGGCAGACAACAGcctgaaaaagaaacattacacTCTCTATTAGGGTCTAGAAAACTTAGCACAAAAGGGTATATGGAGTGGAACAAGTGTACCTCAAAATTAGTCACTccctcacacatacatacacacatttttctaCTTGGGGTCTCATTTTCCTTAGATCTGACTTAATAGTGACTTTACAATTTTCTGGAATCAGAGTCTCAAGTTTGCTGCAAAGAACTCATTATTTCCCTATAAAACCTCATTGATCCAAgtaacatttttctcttcatcagaATATTATCTTTTGTGACTGAGTCTGTCACTTGGAAGGACATAGGGGTCCTGTCCATCTACTTGCAAGCAAAGACAGGAGTTATTTATTCTGGGATCCCTGAAAGAGAGAAGACCCTACTCCATTCTCACTCCAGCATCTTATATGACATTATGCATTGTTATCTCCCTGGAACAAAGCATTCTTTAGGGAAAACAAGCACCTACATCAGTGCCCTCTTGCATCTGACAGGCTGTGGTCTTTCCCAAGAACCTTCCACATGGCTCCCTTCACATCTTTGTTTCTCAGTGTGTAGAGGAAAGGATTCATAGTGGAGGTCACTAGACAGTAGAAGAGGGTTAGGAACTTGCCCTGGTCCTGGCTTGCCACATTCACAGGCTGCATGTACATGTAGATTATAGTGCTATAGAAGAGAGACACTACAATCATGTGGGAAGAGAAGGTGTTGAAGGCCTTGCACTTCCCAGCTGCAGACTGGATCCGCAGAACCATGGCTACAATATAGCCATAGGAAACCAGTATCATGGCGAGGGGCACCAGGACAATGGGGATGGCCAAGAAGAGAGCCAGGCCTTCAACACACCTAGTGTCCATGCAGGAAATGCGGATGATGGCTGGCATCTCACACACAAAGTGGTTGATGTGATGGTGACCACACCACTTCAAGGACATTGTCAGTGGGGACATGAGGATGGAATTGGCAATCCCAGTGAGCCAGGCACAGGCTGCCAGTCGCAGGCACAGCTGTGGGTGCATGATGGTCATGTAGTGAAGAGGCTTGCAAACAGCCACAAAGTGGTCATAGGCCATGACAGAAAGAAGAATGCATTCAATGCCACCCACAGACAGGAACGCAAAGAGTTGTATGACACAACCAATATAAGTGATGGTCTTTTGTGAGCCCCAGAGGTTGACCAGCACCTGAGGAATGCTGCTAGAGGTGTAACAgagatccaggagggacaggTTGCAGAGGAAGAAGTACATAGGTGTGTGCAGTCGAGGGTCCACCAGGGACAGGAAGATGATGGACGAGTTGCCCGTGATAGCCAGAAAGTAAAACACCATGTTAGTGAAAAACAAGACCATCCCCAGCTTTGGCTGGTCAGAGAACCCAAGCAGAATGAAGTTTCCAGAGCTCTCATTATTTCTTTCCATCACACTTGGCTTGATAAACCTGTTTAGGGAGGTTAACATTTGTGGTGTTACTCATACAGAAAATGATGCACCTCATTTTTGTCCCAAGAAAATAGGTTTTTTCCACCTATTTAACTGGTCCACTTGCCTGACCATTGCCTGGAATTATAGGGTAAGGAGCTAAAAATATTTGTCTGTAAAGTGATGGAAGTTGTATAGTGATGGAAGCGATATTTCCTCAATATCTTCTAATctggttaagtgaaataagtggatagatccttttaaaaaacttttactGATATAATGAGCAACAaagtaatttgggggaaaaaacaaataattttctcagAATCCATTGACTTTGAGTGTATTTCTGCTAACTGATAAATTACTCCCTAAAATTTGTGGAACAATAGCTTAACTTAATATAATAAATTCTCATGTTTCCATGATTATAAAGTCAAccgaaaaacaaaaaacgtaTTGATGACTTACTATATGGTAGGCCCTGCGGGTATAAGTATAGACAGTACCTctgtacaaaatatttaaattacttcTGTAGTCAAGAAAGTAATAGCCTGGGGACTCTTGAAATAAGAAagccctgaatttttttttaaacatttttatttatttttgagacagagagagacagagcatgaatgggggaggggcagagagagaaggagacacaaaatcggaagcaggctccaggctctgagccatcagcccagagcccaacgcggggctcgaactcacggaccgtgagatcgtgacctgagctgaagtcggacgctcaaccgactgagccacccaggcgccccaagaaagccCTGAATTTACTTGATTCTGAATAGTTAATGATTTGGTCCTATCTTTTGACCCAGTGATTAAGGTAACATTAGGCAAAAGAACAAAAGTGGATGTGATTGCACAGAGGTGAGAggattttcttcccttccatgTGCATTCACAAAATGAGCAGAAAATGAGGGATGTCCTTTTGCACATTCCAGCTCAACATAACACTATGCCCAGAGGtcaactaaaaagaaataagaatcatTGTGCAGGTTTATTTTTGCAGCAGGTTTGGGAGTTTGGGGGAGGCCGGAGTTGGTTTCCTGTCAACCTGCATTGCTTCAATAAGAGTTTGACTATTTACATTATTGAACAGACACCAATCAAATACTTGACTTGCAAACTCCTCTAAAATTcagaaattaacagaaaaagaTGCATGTCCTCCATGTCAATAATTAAATGCTAGCTGTATGGACTCAGTTTCCTGCCATCAACTTGTTTGGGGTTCACAAACTACTGGAGAAGTTAAAATATGGAGTAAATGGAGAGTCTATGAATGCAAGCCTATGGATCCCACAGCTCTGCTGTCTACCTGTGGGGATGTCCACCTGTGGTCCAATCATAATGGGTCACAGACTCTAAACTCAGGAAGAAGTTATGGTCTGAGGTGAAGCCATATAGAAAGACCAATTCCAgccagagtttttaaaaaatcagcttaaAAACTGTAGAAAACTTAAGATATGGCTTGGGAACTGAGTAAGTTATGAGTACAGCATATCTGCAGATCGTGTACTGAAAATGCACACAAAGAGCTAAAGTACATCAGCATGAATTGCAAACTTGGAAATTATAACATGAAtacaagggattttttttctttttttggtagaaaattctttacattgaatatttttaaaataaaaagttaaatttaaaaaacactttgtaaTGAGATGTAATTTTTGATTTGTAATCACCACACCTAAAGGGatgactcttttatttttctttcttattttttggcTGAAGAGCGATGCCCTAAACACAAAGGCCTGTCATCTATTCAGTGAATTACTTTTAAACAATTCATCCCAAAAGCAATACATGTTtgttacagaaaaataagaaagcaaagaccattaaagaaaaaaaataattccttaatcCCATGTACCCATAGACAATAATTATTTACAAacttacatatgtgtgtgtgtatgtgtgtgtgtgtgtgtgtgtgtgtgtgtggataagAACACATAAGGCCTACTCTCTAAACAAGGAATCATTCAATACTTCCCCATGTGTTAACTAATTGTTTTGCTCCAGGCCTGGAGTCTGATATCTTGGAGATACTAAGCCAAATACATGATCTCAACAGATCACAGTAATTAACTATATggaatttagaaaagagaaagtggAGGCTTAATCATGCACATGAGGATATGCATTTTCAGAAATATGAAAGCCACTTCTTAGTGGTCCTGCATCATTGGCATGGGAGATCTTATTGTAGATAACAAACACATCTGTCTTGGACATTCAATATTCCTGGGATCATCTAACAATCCTTACACAATCCACCCTGATCTGCCATCCTTGATTTCTGCCTAATGGCCTGAATGTCATACTGTAACCAATATTGTTCCCTCTACTGGTAAGTAACATTCAGTCTTGTCAACTAACTATCTGTGGGTTTGGTTAGTAAGAGTACACTTGCTGGACTCAATCACTGTTGGGTCAACTGAACATTAGGCCTATGACCACAAAAAGTTGTTGGACCCAAAGTGACCATTCCTTTTCATAACgaaacaatattttaaaggtGTATTTATAAACTTGCAACAGAGCAAGAGAGTCTCTACCATTAGCTCTACACAAGAGAATTTTCCATCTGTATAATCACTCTGGCAAAGGTTTAGAGAGGTTTTACCCATTTCACAACCCCTCATCATTAACTCTTTCCATATAGCTGCCTTATCTGTGGGTAATGGTGTAGAGGATGGGGTGAGACAATTACATGGGGAGGAGAAAGACATTTATGAACTCAGAAGTAAGACATCTGGAAGGGAGATAATCTGCACATTTTCCAGATGACAGGATGTTTCATAAGGAGCCCCAGAATTGTCAGACCTTTGTTATAATGGATTGGGCATTGGAAATGGGGCTGAGAAGTACACGTGACCTGAGGTGAGTCACCACACCCTAGAGATCACATAGTTAAGAAAGCTCCCTTGAGTGAATTGCAgatctctgtgtctccatttcctctaCCATAGAACAGAGTTAACAATGCCAGACATGCTCTTTGTTAGGACTTTTAGAATACCATATTAGCTTGTACTGCTTGTTCTGAACGCTCTCAAGCTTCTTGAAATTGATGTTCAAACAGAGATTACTAAATACTGACAAAAGTGTGCAGAAATATAGGAGGTTTATTACacatctgaaaaatatatttgcctaACCATACACATTCCTGATTATCTGTTACAGCAATGGTCTATTAGTCAGATCTATGAGACTTCAATAGGATTTAAACACCTTTGTCCCAGGATCTGAAATGTAGATCGAAACTCCTCATGGACCTGAGTATGATCATGAGAACTGGTTTCCTCTTATAAGGAAATATTAATGACTATATCACAGGGTTTTCAGAGAATTCCTTAAAATACTTGTATTTAAAggcactcaggggcgcctgggtggcgcagtcggttaagcgtccgacttcagccaggtcacgatctcgcggtctgtgagttcgagccccgcgtcgggctctgggctgatggctcagagcctggagcctatttcctattctgtgtctccctctctctctgcccctcgcccgttgatgctctgtctctctctgtcccaaaaataaataaacgttgaaaaaaaaattaaaggcactcaaatattttatttcaatgaaaatcagaatatttgttaggaaaaagtaacaaaattattccaaaaatataaGACTCATGCTAAACATACAAAAACATCTGTATTCTAGAACATTGTTCTGGGAGCCCATGATCTCACATGAAATACATCTGCCAACAAATCTTTTTAGGTAACAATTTCCTCTCACCGCAGCACTGTTTTCCATGTTTACTAACCTGCATCAAGTTCTCAGAAGAAATTATGAATAGATCTGGGATGAGAGGTTGTCCCTGGATTGATGAAGCACCTTCCCAGAGTCACCCTCTCCTGTTAAAGGGGCAAGTTGCAGAAAAAGGGCAGCAAGGACATTTctccaagaggaaaaagaattctCAAGGATGGAGCATGCTCAGAGCCCATGGCCGACATCTTGCCCTTGTCCTCACCAAGATTTTGAAGAAGAGGTTCAGCTAAGTTCACAAGCTACAAAAAGCCATCAACTGATCTCTTGCTCATCCTGCTATCATGACAGACCAACAACCTACTCCTGACTCAGAGGTCTGCACGTGAAAGATATCTCTATTCCAGTTTTAGAAGGGGAAATCTGGTGGTATAATGAGTGGAGAGTGGAGATGGTTGAAGACAAATGATGCTGGtccaaagatacaaagaaaacagGTGAAAAGAAACGTCCAAACCTTTACATTAAATTATTCTCTACTTggagatggccaacagaaacagAAGCCCTTTCTCTGATTAAGAAAATActttggtctgtagttctcttggGAAAATCAAACTGCAAAACCACTTAAGACaggattttaaaatactttgtatgTTGTACAAATTATAGTTCTTTGAATATTGctgtataaataaaattaatggatTCTCTTTTATTGCTAGTAGCATAAGCACATATACAGATCATTTCTAGCACCAACTCGTGTAACCTGAGAGGATGTACCCATTAGCTCTTCCCTAAATTAATATGAGTGTTTGGGAAAGCATGGGTGGGTAATTGGGGAGCCAAAAAGTAagttttcctgaaaaaaaattattacatgttAATTGGGAATCCCCTTTTTAGTTAAAATGGCAAAGGTCTAGGGAACAAAAATGAAGATGATGAAACTAGTTGCACAGTTGATTTATTTGACCAAATCAATGTTGGCATTGGATTTAATATAGCTTTTCACATACAAcatggaaatgaagaaaacaaggaaCATTGACTCTCTCTGAAATGCTGACCCAAGGGAAGAAGTACGTATTCAGGCTAATTTACAGGCTCAGTTACAAGGGCGGCTGGGGGCGGTGGTGGTTAGCATTCTGTAGTCACTGAAATGGGGTGATGAAATTCTGCcatcccaggaaaaaaaatcagccttcCCCTTGCTGCCTTCAAAGAGGAGCCAACACtaacccccaccccaacccaatGTTCCTTTCACACATTGAGCTGGAGGGAATTTTAAAGCTCTTCAAGCTTTTAGAAAATTAGCTTTAAGTCCCTGTAGATTTCTTAGAATGAGCTCAGGTTGTTTATGCGACTGAAATGCCTGCGTTCTTAGGTCTTTTTCCATCCTCTAGAGAGATAAGACCCTAAAGGGAGATAACTCAAGTGATTTTTGTGGAGGATGTAGAGGAAGGCAAATCAtataaacagttttatttcaGACCAATCACTAAGATGACTcaagagatgagagagaagaaaactcaTCCTAAACATTAATTGGTAAATTGCAAAAGACTGATAGAGTACTCATTTACCCGGAGTCTCAAAATAATTTGACTAACATTTCTGCTGCATTTGAAAATGTTACATTGCATTTAAGGGAACAATATTAAAAGCATAAACTCTTTATATGAACAAGCTTTAATTCTGACCCACCGCTCAACACCTTGCTTAGTACCTGGGATGCAAAAATTCATGAGGCAGAGCTGCTGTCTTGTATATTCATGCACATAATTGCATTAGCATAAATTAGAAAGAAGATTGCCATAATTTACAAGTTAGATTTTACACACTGGGTTCATATTGCTGACAAAGGAAATGTAGCACAGTGAGAGAGGAGACAATTTTTTAGTTCGATCTTGAAGAAGGTTATTGAAATTGATAAAATGGTCACTAAATAGGAGAGACAGGGTTGTGCatctaaaaaaatactaattagcAAGCGGTATAAACAAACTTAATTTCCTGCCTTTTGTAAGAAAACAATtcagtatctgtttttgtttctgttctatgtcctaggcactattctaagcaatTTATTATTTAACCAAATGAGTTCATTGTTTCTTCCAATGGTAGAACAGAAGAAGGCCCGGCATTAGATCTCTGTAGATTTGGATTCATTTCCAGACTCTACCACTCACAAGCTGTTTAACTGTGGACAGTTTAGGCTTCCTATGGTACTTAGCTCCCATCCTCAACCTCTGCTCCCATCGTCTTTGGgcttaaaattgcattttatcTCAGAATCAGATAGGgcctctcttgccctctcctcATTCACAAATTCTTTTGAAGAATgtaaaatcatttatttagaCCAAAGCTCTTATTTTGTTCTTGCTTAATCAGAAtgaattaataacattttaagttACTATATAAGGGAAAAATgtccaaaaaacacaaaagaaaattttctatcACAGAGTCTAGACTATGGTAAAAATGATCTGGATGCTAAATATCGAAGAgcacttgaaacaaaaaaagagacaaattcatATGGAGACATGCCATGTTCATGAATAAGAAGATTCAACATGGTGAAGATACCAATTCATTTCAATTTGATCTATTGATTTATGCAATTTTGATCAAAATCTCAGTGACATTGTGGTGATACAGCAAGTTATTTCTGATTTatatagaaaagaaacagaagatttagatcacattttcaaaacaagtttaaagaaaaaaatcacagtaccTGCTCTTAAGGCTATCAAGCTAAAATAATCATGACAATATGGAATTAGAGGgtaaacacatagatcaacagaagcccagaaatggatccacagaAATGTAGtctattgatttttgacaaacaACCAGAAGCAATTCATCAAGCATTTTCAACAAATCGTTGGAACTGGGCATCGATacacaaaaaaaaagatgattgtgCAACTAAACTCTATAGTTtctacaaaattaactcaaatgtaTTACAGAtccaaatgtaaaatgaaaaattataaaacttttagcagaaacaatagagaaaaatctttttgGCCTGgaattagacaaaaaaaaaaaactcttaaacatGACACCAGAAGTCAAATATATCAGAAAAATTGATACATTGGATTTAATCCAAATGAAACTTCTGCAATCAGACActgttaggaaaataaaataatcccccAACTTAGAGGTTGGGATTGAATATTTTCAAGTCACACATCCATCACGTGAATTTCTTCCATAATTGTTAAAGAACATTCAAAActcttcagaaaggaaaaaaaaaaataagccaattcTTAAAATGAGCAAAGCAAGAGATTGATTTAATGAAAACGATATATTGGTCATTAGGCATTAGGAAAATTAAAGACATGATGAAATGTCATTGCACACCTATTAGTATAACAAAAGTTAGATAGTGACACTCCCAAGTACTGATAAAGTTGGCAACTGGAAACCTTACACATTGATCgtaaaaatgcaaaatggtgtactgttttggaaaatgattttgcactttttaaaataaacatatacttaCCCTATGACCCTGTAGTCCCActcctgaatatttatttattttttaaagtttttatttaaattctagttagttaacatacactataATATTGACTTCAGGATTAGAcctcagtgatttatcacttatgtataacacccagtgctcatcccaacaaatgccttccttaatcctcatcacccatccagcccatctccctgcccacttctttccatcaaccctcagtttgttctctatccttaagaGTGCCCTGTGGTTTTGTttcactctcttttcctcttcccataTGTacatcacttttgttttttaaaatgaaattataggggcacctgggtggctcagtcggttaagcatccgactttggctcaggtcatgatctcacggcttgtgagttcaagccccgcatcaggctctgtgctgacagttcagaacctggagcctcttcagattctgtgtctttctctctctctctctgctcctcccctgctcacattctctctctgtctctcaaaaataaacatttaaaaaataaataaaatacaataaaacgaAATTATATGGAGTTTGTCTTTGACATTTTTCACTAAGCATattacactctagctccatctatgtaatttcaaatggcaaggtttcattatttttgatggccaagtaatattccattttataaacataccacttcttttttttttttaatgaaatttattgacaaattggtttccatacaacacacagtgctcatcccaaaaggtgccctcctcaatacccatcacccaccctctcctccctcccacccccatcaaccctcagtttgttctcagtttttaacagtctcttatgctttggctctctcccactctaacctcttttttttttcccttcccctcccccatgggttcctgttaagtttctcaggatccacataagagtgagaccatatggtatctgtctttctctgtatggcttatttcacttagcatcacactctccagttccatccacgttgctacaaagggccatatttcattttttctcattgccacgtagtattccattgtgtatatgaaccacaatttctttatccattcaacagttgatggacatttaggctctttccataatttggctattgttgagagtgctgctatgaacattggggtacaagtggccctatgcatcagtactcctgtatcccttggataaattcctagcagtgctattgctgggtcatagggtaggtctatttttaattttctgaggaacctccacactgctttccagagcggctgcaccaatttgcattcccaccaacagtgcaagagggttcccatttctccacatcctctccagaatctatagtctcctgatttgttcattttggccactctgactggcgtgaggtgatacctgagtgtggttttgatttgtatttccctgataaggagcgacgctgaacatcttttcatgtgcctgttggccatccgtatgtcttctttagagaagtgtctattcatgttttctgcccatttcttcactgggttatttgtttttcgggtgtggagtttggtgagctctttatagattttggatactagccctttgtccgatatgtcatttgcgaatatcttttcccattccgttggttgccttttagttttattggttgtttcctttgctgtgcagaagctttttatcttcataaggtcccagtaattcacttttgcttttaattcccttgcctttggggatgtgtcgagtaagagattgctacggctgaggtcagagaggtcttttcctgctttctcctctaaggttttgatggtttcctgtctcacatttaggtcctttatccattttgagtttatttttgttaatggtgtgagaaagtggtctagttgcaaccttctgcatgttgctgtccagttctcccagcaccatttgttaaagaggctgtcttttttccattggatattctttcctgctttgtcaaagatgagttggccatacgtttgtgggtctagttctggggtttctattctattccattggtctatgtgtctgtttttgtgccaataccatgctgtcttgatgatgacagctttgtagtagaggctaaagtctgggattgtgatgcctggtgctttggtcttcttcttcaaaattcctttggctattcggggccttttgtggttccatatgaattttaggattgcttgttctagtttcgagaagaatgctggtgcaattttgattgggattgcattgaatgtgtagatagctttgggtagtattgacattttgacaatatttatttttccaatccatgagcaaggaatgtctttccatttctttaaatcttcttcaatttccttcataagctttctatagttttcagcatacagatcctttacatctttggttagatttattcctaggtattttatgcttcttggtgcaattgtgaatggggtcagtttctttatttgtctttctgttgcttcattgttagtgtataagaatgcaactgatttctgtacattgattttgtatcctgcaactttgctgaattcctgtatcagttctagcagacttttggtggagtctgtcggattttccatgtataatatcatgtcatctgcaaaaagtgaaagcttgacttcgtctttgccaatgtggatgcctttgatttccttttgttgtctgattgctgatgctagaacttccaacactatgttaaacaacagcggtgagagtggacatccctgccgtgttcctgatctcagggaaaaagctctcagtttttccccatggaggatgatgttagctgtgggcttttcataaatggctttgatgatctttaagtatgttccttctatcccgactttcttgagggtttttattaggaaagggtgctgaattttgtcaaaggctttttctgcatcgattgacaggatcatatggttcttatcttttcctttattaatgtgatgtgtcacattgattgatttgcgattgttgaaccagccctgcatcccaggaatgaatcccattgatcatggtgaataattctttgtatatgctgttgaat encodes:
- the LOC101096031 gene encoding putative olfactory receptor 2W6 translates to MERNNESSGNFILLGFSDQPKLGMVLFFTNMVFYFLAITGNSSIIFLSLVDPRLHTPMYFFLCNLSLLDLCYTSSSIPQVLVNLWGSQKTITYIGCVIQLFAFLSVGGIECILLSVMAYDHFVAVCKPLHYMTIMHPQLCLRLAACAWLTGIANSILMSPLTMSLKWCGHHHINHFVCEMPAIIRISCMDTRCVEGLALFLAIPIVLVPLAMILVSYGYIVAMVLRIQSAAGKCKAFNTFSSHMIVVSLFYSTIIYMYMQPVNVASQDQGKFLTLFYCLVTSTMNPFLYTLRNKDVKGAMWKVLGKDHSLSDARGH